GAACTTCGACCGGCCGGACCCGGAACCGTGCGATTTGCTCGAAACCGCGGACGAGTTGAAAATCACGCTCATGCGCGGCAAGAACGGGACCATCTTTAGCTTCGAGCTATCGGGCGGCGCTGGTGCGCTTTTCAGCGACGAAGACGGCGATCCGGGCGCGACCCCGGAAGAATTCGCCGCACTGCGGAAGTTGATCGAGCGATTCGAGCGGAGGAGGCAACTGGATTGAGATTGCCCCCGCCTGGGCCTTCAACAGCAGCCCACTCCCGCTTATCGCGCGAGTGGGTGGCCTGGGCGGGGAGTTTTACTTTGAATCGCGTAGCACGCGATTAGACACATTGCACCCGCCAACGTGCAAAGACTCATGGCACCCCGCCGGAACGCGGCAGCGGGGCAATGGCGAGACGGGTTTTCAGAAAATCACCATAGAAGGCGACAGCCTTTCCAGTGCTGCACCATGCGGCGCTCGAGCGGCTTTTTTCTGCGCCGGTAAATTACCGGATTCGTTTCCGTCATACCGCAATTTCACGCAAAATAACGAACGGTACTAAAATGGCTTGCAATGCCGTTGTGAGTTGCTAAAATCGCAATATCTCTCGGGAAATTCAGGCTTTTTGACACCCCTCTTATAGCGTCTCCGAAGCCGAAGGTTACAAGTTCGAGCCTTGTCGGGGATATTTTTGATCTGGTCAGGTCGTCGAATGTGGCGCCCCGCTTTGGCGTACTGCCACTCTTTGAGCGTCGCCATAAAATAGCGTTGGCATCTAGCCGCGCGTCGCTCGCCAAAGCGTCGGATTTCTTCCGTCCTGTCCCCTCACCCTCGCCCTTCCTCCAATGCCCCAGCAGCATCTTTTCGACACGCGGCCGGCCGCTTGGGAGGAGGACGATGCGCGCGAGCGGCTTGTGGCCAGCGTGATTTTTCCGACCGGGCCGGATCAGCCGTTCGATTATGCGGTGCCGGATTCGCTGCGCGATCGAATCGAATGCGGCCGGCGGGTGCGCGCGCCGTTTGGCCGCGGCAATCGGGCGGTGGTGGGGTTTTGCGTGCAACTGGAAAACCGCCACGATGTGCGGCGGCAATTGAAATCGATCACTGACGTCGTCGATACGCGCAATCTGCTTTCCCCATCCATGCTGCGGCTGACTCGCTGGATGGCCGACCGCTATTTGTCGAGCTGGGGGCAGGCACTCGAAACCGTACTGCCGGCGGTGGTGCGCAAGCAAACCGCGCTAAAGCGAATCACGCTCGTCGGCATCAGCGCCGAGGCGGCAGGGCAAATCGATTCCTTGAAAGGCGCCACGCCGAAGCAACGCGAGATTCTCCACTATCTCGGCGGCCAACCGGCCCCGATTCCCACCGCAGCGCTGAAATCCGCGCTGGGCTGCACCGATGCCCCGATCGCCACGCTGCGGCGGAAGGGATGGATCGACGCCGTCGCGCGGATCGTGGTGCCCGAGGAAGCCCGGCTTCCCGTCCCGCCGCGCGAAGCCGACTATGTGCTCAATGCCGACCAGCGCGTGGCCCTCGACGCGATGCTCGCGGCATTGCATTCGCACGCGCAGCAAACGATCTTGATCCACGGCGTCACCGGTAGCGGCAAGACGGAAGTGTATATCCAGGCCATTCAGGAAGTCGTGCGATTCGGCCGGCAGGCGATCGTGTTGGTGCCCGAAATCAGCCTGACGCCGCAAACGCGCGACCGCTTTCGGGCCCGGTTCGACCATGTGGCCGTGCTGCATAGTCATCTGCGCGATGCGGAGCGAAACTGGCATTGGCAGCGGATCGCGGCGGGAGAAGTGTCGGTGGTCGTGGGGGCCCGCAGCGCCGTGTTCGCCCCGGTGCCCAATCTGGGGCTGATCATTCTCGACGAAGAGCATGAAACGAGTTTCAAGCAGGAAACCACGCCGCGCTACCATGCCCGAGAAGTGGCCCTGTGGCGAGCGCAGGCCGAAACGATTCCGCTCGTGCTCGGCTCGGCCACGCCCTCGCTGGAAAGCTGGCATCGGGCTCGGCAGGGCGAATTTCGCTTGGTCGAAATGCCGCGGCGCGTGCTCGATCGCCCGATGCCGGCGGTGGGCACGATCGATTTGCGCAATGAATTTCAGAATCGCCGCACCCGTGGCGCCGTGAGCCGCAAGCTTCATCAGAGCATCGCCGCCGCGCTCGAGCAGGGCGGGCAAGTGATCCTGTTATTGAATCGCCGCGGTTTTGCGACACACATTCAATGCCCCGCGTGCGGTTACGTGGTGCGATGTCCGCATTGCGATCTTGCCCTGACGCATCATCGGCAACTCGACATCGCGCTGTGCCACTATTGCGACTATCAAATGCCGGCGCCAGTGGCGTGCCCCGAGTGCGACTTCTCCGGCATTCGCTATGGCGGCGTGGGGACGCAAAAGCTCGAGGCCGAGATTCGCACGCGGTTCCCCGATGCCCGGGTGTTGCGCATGGACACCGACACGATGCAGGCCCCCGGCAGCCATGCCCGGGCGCTGGCGTCGTTTCGCGATGGCCAGGTCGACATCCTGCTTGGCACGCAGATGATCGCCAAGGGGCTCGATTTTCCACGAGTGACGCTTGTGGGCGTGGTGAATGCCGACACGGCGTTGCATTTACCCGATTTCCGCGCGGCGGAACACACGTTTCAATTGGTCACTCAAGTGGCGGGCCGCACGGGGCGCGGCGAGCGAGGCGGCCGCGTGGTCGTGCAGACATTTAGCCCCGACCATCCGGCGATCCGCTCGGCGATGAATCACGACTACGCCGCGTTTGCCCGGCAAGAGCTGCCGATTCGCGAGGCCCTATTGTATCCGCCGTTTGCCGAGATGGTGCGGCTGGTGGTGCGCGGCCCGGTCGAAGCCCCGGTGCGCGAGTTCATCGCCGAATTGGGCCGGCATTTCACGCGCGAGCTGAAACAGATCGACACGCAAAGCCGCTTGCTCGGCCCGGCCCCGGCCCCGTTCGCCAAGCTCCGCGGCATGTATCGCTACCACTTGCAGCTCCAAGCGATCGACGGAGCGAAACTGCGGGCGATGGTCCGCGAAGTGCTGGCCGCGATCGTTTGTCCCAACGAAATCCAATGGAGCGTGGACGTCGACCCGCTGGATATGTTGTAACCGGACCGAGCTAGCAGATAACAGTAAGTGATCGTTGTACACGCCTCGTCGGCCTCGAAACTTCGTCGGAATTCAAATCACATGAGCCAGTCCATCAATATTGCAGATATCAAGGCCCTAACTATCCCCGAGCGCATTCTCCGGGTCGAGGAGATCTGGGATAGCATCGTCGCCGAGGAAGAGGCGCTTCCGATCACGTAAGCCCAGCGAGATGAGTTGGACCGTCGCATCGCTCTCTCCGACGCTTCGCCAAGCGCCGGTTTTTCGTGGGAAGAGGTGAAGTCTCGGCTTCAGAAACGCGGATGAAACCGGCGCCGATTTTTCGCCCGGCGGCCGCAGCCGACCTTGATGAAGCAATGCGCTGGTACGACAGCCGCCAGAGCGGGTTGGGCGACGACTTCTTGCTCTGCGCAGGCGAAGCGATTGCGCGTATTTGTCGGAATCCAGAAATGTTCGCGATCGTCCACCGCGACGTGCGACAATTCGGCGGTTTCCGTACGCGATTTTCTATCGATTGTTGAACGACCGGGTCGTCGTGGTCGCTGTGCTCCACAATCGGCGTGAACCGACGAAGTGGGAAGAGCGTGGGTAGACCTGCCCAATCGCTTTCGGATCGGCCGTATCTCGGTCTGATTGGAGTGTCAAAGCGCGCCGGTGATTCCGTGGAGCAGCAGGCCGACGAGGATGTCGTAGAGCGCGTGGGTGCCGGCGGCGATGCCGAAGCCGCGGTAGACGAACAGCACGGCGAAGAATCCTCCCGCCACCGATCGAAACACGAAGCTCGAAATCTCCCACGTCTGGCCGTGCGGGCCGACGTAGTGGGCTGCCGAGAACACCAGGCTCGTGGCGACGACCGCCCCAACCAACGCCTGCCTCGGGCCGAGGCCCGACAGACGCAGTCCCCAGGCGGCCAGCGGCAAAAGTGTCAGGCGAAACAACACCTCTTCATAAATGCCGGCCCCGAAAAACGCGATCAGTTTGCCCCCCGCGCCGATCGCCGCCGACATCGAAGCCTGCACTGGCCAGTCGGGCGGGGCCGAGAGAAACATCGACAACAGAGCCCCTTGCAGCCGGGCAATCACCACCAACACCAGCCCCAGTAGAAAACACTCGGCAAACATCGCATACAGCACTCCCGGCACGACCTGCCATTTCTGGGCCGTCGTGTGGTGCCAACCAAGTAGAATCGCCACGGTCAGCGCTGGCAGCAAGAAATATTGGCCGAAGCCCAACAGGTCGAGAAACTGGCGGAGCCAGACATCGGCCCCATTGCGCATGGCCTGCGGGCCCAGCCACAACACGCCCCCCTCGTAGAGCAACAGCAGCGGGGCGACGAACACCAGGCAAGTCAACGGCCGGCGCGATTGCTGCCAGTAGTAGCCGCTCGTTTGCGGCCAACTACACGTATTTCCAAACAGCGCCGCAAGCATGCAATCGACCCAATTTTCCGAACGGGAGGTGAGGCGGGAGGCGGCGAGGTTGCGTCCGGCCAGCCCGAGGCCGCCAGGCACTTGGCGGCCGCCGGCCGGACGGCGGGGAGGGCGTGCCGAGCGGTCGGAACGTGGCGGGCATGCCGAACGCGAGCGACCGTTTTCGGTCAACGCACTTTGCGGTCGCTCAGGGAGGTAGTTCATTTTTCGGTCCTCCGCCGCAAGCGGCTTGAACGCTCGTCGATCGGCCGTTGTTCGTGTTAAGATCGCTTAAAGCGGACTGCCAATTCGCGGATCAGACAAGAAACGACCTCGACGACTACGGGACAATGGGCGCCATGCCCACGGCTTCGCGTGGGCATTTAATCCGAACCGCATGCTCACGCCGAGCCGTGAGCGCGGCACCCCGAATTCCGAAATGTCGGGGTTGTTTTCGGCGGCGACTAAACATCAGTGTCCGGTCGTGCTCCGGCCGTCACTTCGCTCTGTCCGTGGGGACGACGGGTTCGCGGCGGACGACAGCGAAATCGCCCGGTTTTCTGCGGTTCCTTGCATGCAACCGGATGCTTGGACATGTTCCGTCGTGCCCCGGACCATGAAAAACTGGCGAAGCTCGTCTTCTTACGATCCGCACTTTGAAATACAATTGAGCTTATGAACGCTTTACGACGCTTAGGGGGATTGGTCATGCGCTGGCTATCGGGCCAAACGCTTTTTGTTTGCGCCGTGGCGGGCGCGGCTGCATTGGTGGGTGGATGGTTGCTGGTGCGCGCCAACGTGCCGGATGCCGAGGTGGTGGCGTCTCCAAAGCTGACGCTGGAGAATATCCCCTTCAACGGCACCGAGACCTACGACTATCTCAAGGCGATTTGCAAAATCGGACCGCGGCCAAGCGGTTCGGCCGGCATGGTCGCCCAGCAAAAAATGCTGGCCGACCATTTTCAGAAGTTGGGCGGCGCGGTGCGGATGCAAGAGTTCCGGGCCCGCAACCCGCTCGACGGCAGCCCGGTGCCAATGGCCAATATGATCGTCACCTGGCATCCAGACCGCAAAGAACGCATTCTCTTAGCCGCGCATTACGACACCCGGCCGTATCCCGATGAAGATAAGCACCATCCGAAGGGAGTGTTCATCGGGGCCAACGACGGCGCGAGCGGCGTGGCCATCTTGATGGAATTGGCGAAGTCGATGCCGACATTGAACACGCCGTTCGGCGTCGATTTCGTGTTGCTCGACGGGGAGGAATTCGTGTTCAAGCAACACGATCGCGGGTTCTTCCCTGGATCGGGCGATCCGATGTTTCTCGGGGCGGAATATTTTGCCCGCGACTACGCCAGCCAACCGCCGCCCTACAAATACCGTTGGGGCGTGTTGCTCGACATGGTCGGCGGCGCCGAACTGCGAATCGGCGAGGAACAGAACAGTTGGTCGTGGGAAGACACCCGGCCGCTGGTCAAGCAACTCTGGGGCGTGGCCGACAAGCTCGGCGTTCACGAGTTCATCCCGCATCGTATGGAAAACGTCTTGGATGACCACCTCCGCCTCCACGAAATCGGCAAAATCCCTACCTGCGATGTAATCAGCTTTCTCGCCTATTTGCCCTACTGGCACACCGAACAAGACACGCCCGCCCATTGCTCGGCCTTGTCGCTGGCCAAAGTCGGCTGGGTGATGCAAGAATGGCTGAAGCAGGCTAAATAACGGCGCGGCAAAAACCGGTGGCTAGCGCCTGGCTGCTCAATATGGCGCCACGTATGTTAGCGGCAAGGCGCTAGCCGCCGGTTGGCAACTCGCGCATCTTGTCATGCAAATGCGTAGGATTTGCCATCGATGGACTCCGTTCACTCGCTCTTGGCGTTTGCGCCGCTTGGCCTATATCTAATCGGTCTGGGGATTGTCCACTGGCGGCGGCGGCCGATGGTGCTGACCGGCTCGACCGACATCTCTCTGCTGGCCGTGGCGGTCGTTGGGTTCGTTGTGGCCGGGCCGATGGAGTTCTTGTTTCCCGCGGCCCTTCCATTCCCTGCTCGCTACGTATGGCTGTCGCTATTGCTCAGCTACAGCCTGCTGGTGACGCTTTGGAACCTTTTGGCCCGGCCGCGGCTGATCGTGCTCAACATGACGTCCGATCAATTGCGGCCGATCCTCGTCGAGATCGCCGCGCGGCTGGATAGCCGTCCGCAATGGGCCGGCGACGGTTTGGCGCTCGAGGAACTTGGCGTGCAACTGCATCTCGAAGATTATCCGCCGATGCGAACCGTCTCGCTGGTCGCCACAGGATCGCGACAAAGCGAAACAGGCTGGGCACGTTTGCATAA
This sequence is a window from Pirellulales bacterium. Protein-coding genes within it:
- the priA gene encoding primosomal protein N' — encoded protein: MPQQHLFDTRPAAWEEDDARERLVASVIFPTGPDQPFDYAVPDSLRDRIECGRRVRAPFGRGNRAVVGFCVQLENRHDVRRQLKSITDVVDTRNLLSPSMLRLTRWMADRYLSSWGQALETVLPAVVRKQTALKRITLVGISAEAAGQIDSLKGATPKQREILHYLGGQPAPIPTAALKSALGCTDAPIATLRRKGWIDAVARIVVPEEARLPVPPREADYVLNADQRVALDAMLAALHSHAQQTILIHGVTGSGKTEVYIQAIQEVVRFGRQAIVLVPEISLTPQTRDRFRARFDHVAVLHSHLRDAERNWHWQRIAAGEVSVVVGARSAVFAPVPNLGLIILDEEHETSFKQETTPRYHAREVALWRAQAETIPLVLGSATPSLESWHRARQGEFRLVEMPRRVLDRPMPAVGTIDLRNEFQNRRTRGAVSRKLHQSIAAALEQGGQVILLLNRRGFATHIQCPACGYVVRCPHCDLALTHHRQLDIALCHYCDYQMPAPVACPECDFSGIRYGGVGTQKLEAEIRTRFPDARVLRMDTDTMQAPGSHARALASFRDGQVDILLGTQMIAKGLDFPRVTLVGVVNADTALHLPDFRAAEHTFQLVTQVAGRTGRGERGGRVVVQTFSPDHPAIRSAMNHDYAAFARQELPIREALLYPPFAEMVRLVVRGPVEAPVREFIAELGRHFTRELKQIDTQSRLLGPAPAPFAKLRGMYRYHLQLQAIDGAKLRAMVREVLAAIVCPNEIQWSVDVDPLDML
- a CDS encoding addiction module protein, coding for MSQSINIADIKALTIPERILRVEEIWDSIVAEEEALPIT
- a CDS encoding CPBP family intramembrane glutamic endopeptidase; translated protein: MLAALFGNTCSWPQTSGYYWQQSRRPLTCLVFVAPLLLLYEGGVLWLGPQAMRNGADVWLRQFLDLLGFGQYFLLPALTVAILLGWHHTTAQKWQVVPGVLYAMFAECFLLGLVLVVIARLQGALLSMFLSAPPDWPVQASMSAAIGAGGKLIAFFGAGIYEEVLFRLTLLPLAAWGLRLSGLGPRQALVGAVVATSLVFSAAHYVGPHGQTWEISSFVFRSVAGGFFAVLFVYRGFGIAAGTHALYDILVGLLLHGITGAL
- a CDS encoding M28 family peptidase; protein product: MNALRRLGGLVMRWLSGQTLFVCAVAGAAALVGGWLLVRANVPDAEVVASPKLTLENIPFNGTETYDYLKAICKIGPRPSGSAGMVAQQKMLADHFQKLGGAVRMQEFRARNPLDGSPVPMANMIVTWHPDRKERILLAAHYDTRPYPDEDKHHPKGVFIGANDGASGVAILMELAKSMPTLNTPFGVDFVLLDGEEFVFKQHDRGFFPGSGDPMFLGAEYFARDYASQPPPYKYRWGVLLDMVGGAELRIGEEQNSWSWEDTRPLVKQLWGVADKLGVHEFIPHRMENVLDDHLRLHEIGKIPTCDVISFLAYLPYWHTEQDTPAHCSALSLAKVGWVMQEWLKQAK